The following are from one region of the Centroberyx gerrardi isolate f3 chromosome 16, fCenGer3.hap1.cur.20231027, whole genome shotgun sequence genome:
- the mtus1a gene encoding microtubule-associated tumor suppressor 1 homolog A isoform X2, producing MGCSGSRACLSAPCAAERRDEAMRQRREMSQELVNLRGELVCSVHSCGLLEKEKEELRVALEDTLQKLQEQHQTELAQLEQRLQAFYQAEWDKVHLTYQEEADRCKALMEQQMRELKANHEAMKLELEASHTEQLQCVKQQYEDSLEELRKVHNQEQQSLDKTLKEAEAALSGQIQELTVENNSLIEKLQAEENRRKELAEKNQKDSHTLYLEQELESLKVVLDIKNKQLHQQEKKLMQMDNLTEKSVKLDESLNKVQQENEDLKARMDRHAALSRQLSTEQAVLQESLQKESKVNKRLSMENEELLWKLHNGDLSSPRKTSPTSPSPSPSHSLSLQSPRTSALFSSPPVSPR from the exons ATGGGCTGTTCTGGCAGCAGAGCGTGCCTTAGTGCTCCCTGCGCTGCAGAGAGG CGTGATGAAGCCATGCGGCAGCGCAGGGAGATGTCCCAGGAGCTGGTCAACCTACGAGGAGAGCTGG TATGCTCCGTCCATTCATGTGGCCtactggagaaggagaaggaggagttgCGTGTGGCGCTGGAGGACACGCTGCAGAAGCTGCAGGAGCAGCACCAGACGGAGCTGGCTCAGCTGGAGCAGAGACTGCAGGCCTTCTACCAGGCCGAGTGGGACAAGGTCCACCTCACCTACCAGGAGGAGGCTGACAGGTGCAAGGCCCTGATGGAACAGCAG ATGCGAGAGCTGAAAGCCAACCATGAAGCCATGAAGCTGGAACTAGAGGCCAGCCACACAGAACAGCTGCAGTGTGTTAAACAACAATATGAAGACTCTCTAGAAG AGCTCAGGAAAGTTCACAATCAGGAGCAGCAGTCTTTGGACAAAACATTGAAAGAGGCAGAAGCTGCTCTATCT GGACAGATCCAAGAGCTGACTGTAGAGAACAATTCTCTCATTGAGAAGCTACAagcagaggagaacaggagaaaagAGCTGGCTGAAAAGAATCAG AAAGACTCCCACACCCTGTATCTGGAACAGGAGCTGGAGAGCCTCAAAGTGGTGCTGGACATCAAGAACAAACAGCTCCACCAGCAGGAAAAGAAGCTGATGCAGATGGACAATCTG ACGGAGAAAAGTGTGAAGTTAGATGAAAGCCTGAACAAGGTCCAGCAGGAGAATGAGGACCTCAAAGCCCGCATGGACAGACATGCTGCACTATCAAG ACAACTGTCTACAGAGCAGGCGGTGCTGCAGGAGTCCCTTCAGAAGGAGTCCAAGGTGAACAAGCGTTTGTCCATGGAGAACGAGGAGCTGCTGTGGAAGCTCCACAACGGGGACCTGAGCAGCCCCCGCAAGACGtctcccacctccccctccccctccccctcccactccctcaGCCTCCAGTCTCCCCGCACCTCGGCCCTCTTCTCCAGCCCCCCCGTCTCACCCAGATAA